The segment CGGTGAACGCGCGGGTGCGCCGGCTTCTGGAGGTGACCCGGGAATCCCTGTACCGGGCCATCGCGGTGATCCGCCCCGGTGCCCGTCTGGGCGATGTGGGCGCCGCGGTGCAGGGGTACGTGGAGGGGGTGGGGATGGCGGTGGTGCGGGATTTCGCCGGCCACGGGATCGGGCGGGCGCTCCACGAGGATCCCCAGGTCCCCAACTTCGGGGAGCCGGGTACGGGCGTGGTCCTGCAGGAGGGAATGACCCTGGCCATCGAGCCCATGGTCACCCTGGGATCCTGGGAGGTGGTGGTGGAGCCCGACGGGTGGACTGTCCGGACCCGGGACGGTAGCCCCGCCGCCCACTTCGAACACACGGTGGCGGTCACCGCCTCGGGGGCCCGGGTCCTGACCGCCATCCCCGGCGGGGTGGTCTGAGCCAGCCCGGCGGGCTCCACGGTGGACGGGCTGGCGGCGGGGCCGTATAATTGCAGAGGTTACCCCGCCGGCGCGCGGGCCGGCGGGGGGCCGTTGTTTCTCCGAGGGAATGGGACGCGCGGTCGTCCCGGGAGAGGATGGCCAAGAAGGACGCCATCGAGGTGGAAGGTACGGTGGTCGAGGTGCTGCCCAACGCGATGTTTCGCGTGCAGCTGACCAGCGGCCACAAAGTGCTGGCCCACGTCTCGGGCAAGATGCGGATCAACTTCATCCGCATCCTTCCCGGTGACCGGGTCAAGGTGGAGCTGTCCCCCTACGACCCGACCCGGGGGCGGATCACGTACCGGTACCGCTAGGCGGCGGCTGCCGGAAGGCGAAGGGATGCGACCATGAAGGTGCGGGGGTCGGTCAAACGCATCTGCGAGAAGTGCAAGGTGGTCCGGCGGGGGCGCCGGGTGTACATCATCTGCGAGAACCCCAAGCACAAGCAGAAGCAGGGCTAGGGGGCTCGCCGGGAGCGGACGAGGATGGCGCGGATTGCGGGAGTGGACCTCCCTCGGGACAAGCGGGTGGAGGTGGCTCTGACCTACATCTATGGCATCGGGCTTAGCCGGGCGCGGGAAGCGCTGGCCGCCACCGGCGTGAACCCGGACACGCGGGTGCGGAATCTCACCGAGGAGGAGATCACCCGCCTGCGGGACTACATCGACCGCCACTACAAGGTGGAGGGAGACCTCCGCCGGGACGTGGCCATGGACATCCGGCGGCTGGTGGAGATCGGGTCGTACCGCGGCCTGCGCCACCGGCGGAACCTGCCCGTGCGGGGACAGCGCACCCGGACCAACGCCCGGACCCGCAAGGGCCCGCGCAAGACCGTGGGGTCGGGCCGCCGGAAGCTGGAGAAGAAGTAATCTGTCGCGCCGACGGGAGGGCCGACGGTGGCCAAACGGAAGGGACGCAAGCGGGAGCGGCGGAACGTGCCGCTGGCCGTGGCGCACATTCAGTCCACCTTCAACAACACCATCGTCACCATCACGGACCCCCAGGGCAACGTGCTGGCCTGGTCCAGCGCCGGCAACGTGGGCTTCAAGGGGTCCCGGAAGGGGACGCCGTTTGCGGCGGGGCTGGCGGCCGAGAACGCCGCCCGCAAGGCCATGGAGCACGGCGTGAAGCAGGTGGAGGTTTACGTGAAGGGGCCGGGGCCCGGTCGGGAGGCGGCCATCCGGTCGCTGCAGGCCGCGGGGCTGGATGTCGCCCTGATCCGGGACGTCACCCCGATTCCGCATAACGGCTGCCGGCCTCCCAAGAGACGCCGGGTGTAGGGAGGACAGAGGGGATGGCCAGGTATACAGGACCCGTGTGCCGGTTGTGCCGGCGGGAGGGAATGAAGCTCTACCTCAAGGGGGAGAAGTGCTACACCGAGAAGTGCCCGGTCCACAAGCGGCCGGTGCCCCCGGGGATGCATGGCCAGAGCCGGCGCAAGCTGTCCGAGTTCGGAATCCGGCTGCGGGAGAAGCAGAAGCTGCGCCGCATCTACGGGGTGCTGGAGACGCAGTTCAAGACCTACTTCCAGCAGGCCGCCAAGGCCAAGGGCGTGACCGGCGTGCGGTTGCTGCAGCTTCTGGAGACGCGCCTGGACAACGTGGTCTATCGTCTGGGATTCGCCCTCTCCCGCAAGGAAGCCCGGCAGATGGTGCTGCACGGCCACATCGCCGTCAACGGCCGCAAGGTCACCATCCCGTCGTTCCAGGTTCGGCCCGGTCACGTCATCTCCCCGACCCCCCGGGGGCGGGAACACCCGCGGGTGAAGGAACTGGCCCAGACCGGCCTGCGGACCCTCCCCTCGTGGCTGGAGTTCAACCCGGCCACCCTGGAGGGCCGCGTGCTGGCCCTGCCGGCGCGGGAAGAGATCGACGTGCCGGTGCAGGAGCAGCTCATCGTCGAGTATTATTCCCGGTAGCCATGGCCGCCGGGGCGGAGGAGCGAATCGTATGAGCATTGCCACCATCTGGGAAGCGCCCAAGACCAAGATCGAGTTCGCGGAACTCTCGGACACCTACGGAAAGTTCGTGGTGGAGCCCCTGGAGCGGGGGTTCGGGGTCACCCTGGGCAACGCGCTGCGCCGGGTGCTGCTCTCGTCCATCCCGGGGGCGGCGGTGACGTCGGTGAAGATCGAGGGGGTCCTGCATGAGTTCTCCACCATCCCGGGCGTGGTGGAGGACGTGACCCAGATCATCCTCAACCTCAAGGAGCTGACCCTCCGCCTGCACACCGACAAGCCCAAGCTGCTGCGGCTGGACGTCCGGGGCAAGCGGGAGGTCACCGCCGCCGACATCCAGCAGGACGCCGAGGTGGATATCCTCAACCCCGACCTGCACATCGCCACCCTGGATCGCAAGGACGCGCACCTGGCCATGGAGCTGGTGGTGGAGCGGGGCACAGGGTACGTGCCGGCCGAGCGCCACCGCAGGAGCGAGCACGCGATCGGCGTCATCCCGGTGGACTCCATCTTCACCCCCGTGCAAAAGGTGAACTACGTGGTGGAGGACACGCGGGCGGGGACGGCCGAGGCCGACCGCCTGATCCTGGAGGTGTGGACCGACGGCTCGGTCCGCCCCGAGGAGGCCGTCCAGGAGGCGGCCCGCATCCTCATCGACCAGTTCCGGCTGTTCGCCACCCTGGGCCAGGAGGGAGAGGGGACAGGGGGACTGGACCAGAGCGCCGACGCCCAGATGGCGCGGCTGGCCGCCATGCCCATCGAAGAACTGGACCTGTCGGTGCGCCCCTACAACTGCCTCAAGCGCGCCGGCATCAACACCGTGGGCGACCTCATCCAGCGCACCGAGGAGGAGATCGTCAGCGTCAAGAACTTCGGCCGCAAGTCGCTGGACGAGGTCCGGGAGAAGCTGGCGGCCCTGGGGTTGTCGCTGCGCAAGAAGGATGGGGCCAGCTGACGGCCGGGGGTGACGCGATGCTGGGGGCTGCCACGCGCAAGCTGAATCGGGATACCGGCGAGCGCCGGGCCCTGCTGCGGGACCTGGTGAGCGCGCTGATCCGCCACGGCAGGGTGGAGACCACCGTGGCCCGGGCCAAGGAGACCAAGAAGGTGGCGGACCGGCTCATCAGCTTGGCCCTGCGGGGCGACCTGCACGCGCGGAGGCAGGCGCGGCGGGTCCTGACCGATCCCCGGGTCCTGCGCCGGCTGTTTGCGGAGGTGGCGCCCAAGTACCAGCCGGGTCGGGGGGGTTACACCCGCATCGTGCGCACGCGGGTCCGCCGGGGGGACGCCGCCGAGCTCGCGGTGGTCGAGCTGATCTGACGCCCGCCCGGAGCCGGGGGCACATGGCGCAGGTCCGGAGCCGGGGCCTGCGTTTCGTTTTTGGACGCCATCACCCGGACGGAGTCGGCCGATGCCGCCCCTGATCGAGGTTCGCAACCTGCGCCACGTCTACCACCCCAGGGGGCCGCACCCGGTGGTGGCGCTGGACGGCGTGTCGCTGACCATCGAGCGCGGAGAGCTGGTGGCCATCGTCGGCGGGAACGGCTCCGGCAAGTCCACCCTGGCCAAGCATCTCAACGCCCTGCTGCTGCCCACCGAGGGGGAGGTGTGGGTGGACGGGCTGGACACCCGCGACCGGTCCCACCTGTGGGAGATCCGGCGGCGGGTGGGGATGGTCTTCCAGAACCCCGACAACCAGCTGGTGGCCACGGTGGTGGAGGAGGACGTGGCCTTCGGGCCCGAGAACCTCGGCCTGCCTCCCGACGAGATCGCGGCGCGGGTGGAGGAAGCCCTGCGGA is part of the Armatimonadota bacterium genome and harbors:
- the map gene encoding type I methionyl aminopeptidase; this translates as MGGPSSMIVVKTPDEIKRMRRAGILAAEALREVVRAIRPGVTGAHLDSIAERYIRDRGGTPSFKGYRGFPASICVSVDDEVVHGIPDERPLPRGSIVSVDLGAQVEGFHGDIAVTVPVGPVNARVRRLLEVTRESLYRAIAVIRPGARLGDVGAAVQGYVEGVGMAVVRDFAGHGIGRALHEDPQVPNFGEPGTGVVLQEGMTLAIEPMVTLGSWEVVVEPDGWTVRTRDGSPAAHFEHTVAVTASGARVLTAIPGGVV
- the infA gene encoding translation initiation factor IF-1 — encoded protein: MAKKDAIEVEGTVVEVLPNAMFRVQLTSGHKVLAHVSGKMRINFIRILPGDRVKVELSPYDPTRGRITYRYR
- the rpmJ gene encoding 50S ribosomal protein L36, which gives rise to MKVRGSVKRICEKCKVVRRGRRVYIICENPKHKQKQG
- the rpsM gene encoding 30S ribosomal protein S13 → MARIAGVDLPRDKRVEVALTYIYGIGLSRAREALAATGVNPDTRVRNLTEEEITRLRDYIDRHYKVEGDLRRDVAMDIRRLVEIGSYRGLRHRRNLPVRGQRTRTNARTRKGPRKTVGSGRRKLEKK
- the rpsK gene encoding 30S ribosomal protein S11 — encoded protein: MAKRKGRKRERRNVPLAVAHIQSTFNNTIVTITDPQGNVLAWSSAGNVGFKGSRKGTPFAAGLAAENAARKAMEHGVKQVEVYVKGPGPGREAAIRSLQAAGLDVALIRDVTPIPHNGCRPPKRRRV
- the rpsD gene encoding 30S ribosomal protein S4, which produces MARYTGPVCRLCRREGMKLYLKGEKCYTEKCPVHKRPVPPGMHGQSRRKLSEFGIRLREKQKLRRIYGVLETQFKTYFQQAAKAKGVTGVRLLQLLETRLDNVVYRLGFALSRKEARQMVLHGHIAVNGRKVTIPSFQVRPGHVISPTPRGREHPRVKELAQTGLRTLPSWLEFNPATLEGRVLALPAREEIDVPVQEQLIVEYYSR
- a CDS encoding DNA-directed RNA polymerase subunit alpha is translated as MSIATIWEAPKTKIEFAELSDTYGKFVVEPLERGFGVTLGNALRRVLLSSIPGAAVTSVKIEGVLHEFSTIPGVVEDVTQIILNLKELTLRLHTDKPKLLRLDVRGKREVTAADIQQDAEVDILNPDLHIATLDRKDAHLAMELVVERGTGYVPAERHRRSEHAIGVIPVDSIFTPVQKVNYVVEDTRAGTAEADRLILEVWTDGSVRPEEAVQEAARILIDQFRLFATLGQEGEGTGGLDQSADAQMARLAAMPIEELDLSVRPYNCLKRAGINTVGDLIQRTEEEIVSVKNFGRKSLDEVREKLAALGLSLRKKDGAS
- the rplQ gene encoding 50S ribosomal protein L17, with the translated sequence MLGAATRKLNRDTGERRALLRDLVSALIRHGRVETTVARAKETKKVADRLISLALRGDLHARRQARRVLTDPRVLRRLFAEVAPKYQPGRGGYTRIVRTRVRRGDAAELAVVELI